The nucleotide window AATTTACTGCTCCAAAAATATGGCGTTAACAGGTTCATCGCCGGCAACGCCGTTAAGGCAGCCATTATTGAACGCTTTAATAGGACATTAAAAACGAAAATGTGGCGTTTTTTCACAGCACATAATACGCACAGGTACAGCGATGTGTTATCAGACTTAATATACAGCTATAACCACACGCCACATGGCACCATTAAGTGTGCGCCAAAGGATGTAACACAAGCGAATTCTCTCACCGTTTGGAATACTATTTATAGGTCACATGTGTGTTCTAAGAAACTTAAGCCACTTTTAAAAATTGGAGACCACGTTCGGATATCAAAATATAAAGGAGTTTTTACAAAGGGTTATGAACAGTGCTTTACAGATGAAATATTTATTATTGCTGATGTACGCACGAAAGGCGTAAAACCGCTGTATAAGATCACAGATAGTGCTGGTGAGGCCATAGAAGGCTCATTCTACGCTGAAGAGATACAAAAAATACCAAAGAATTTAAATCGCGTTTACAGAATTGAGaagatattaaaacaaaaaagcgtAAGGCGTAAAATCGTCTACTACGTTAAATGGTGTGGATACCCTACAAAATTCAACAGCTGGATAGAAAAAGCACAACTAACTCGTTTGTAAAAAGACGTCACCATGGAGGATATTGCCTTTTATGTAACGCTGCCTAGTAATGCGTCATACGAAACGTTCCCCCAAAATGACATTTCTAATTATACGACAAAACTAGCCAAGCCCATTATTTTAAAAGGTGAATGGGAGGTTGCTTTAACAGAAATACAGTATCCGCATACTTGGAATACATTTGAAAACGTGGACGGTAACGTATCTGTAACACAACTAAGACCGCCGTTACGGAATGCTGCGCCAGACAGCACATTACATGTATCAACGCTAAACGCCATTAAATCAAACTTCATGGTAAAAGCGGGGTATTATAGTGATATTAATGAATTGGTTAGGTCTATTAACGAGGCGATGGCCATCAGTAAAGTGAAATTGAAATATGACGACTTTGAAAGAACAGTATCTGTTCCGGGTTCACATCGCTTTACAGCCTCAGAGCGTATGATGAACATTCTAGGCATGGATTCTAATAATATCGATAAAAttgaaaaatgtgataaaatatgTGCAGATATAAAAAACGGCTTTTATACAATATTTGTTTATACCGATATCATTATGCATCAACGCGTAGGTCACAGTTTTGTCCCCCTACTGCGGACTGTTGAAATCACCGGCAATAATAATGATATCATTACGCAGCGCTACATAAAGCCTGATTACATACCCGTCAGTAAATATCACATCGATTGCATTACAATCGAGATAAAGAACGACCAAAATAAGAACGTCTCATTCAAGTACGGGAAGGCCATTGTAAAACTGCACTTTCGCCCGCGCAAAGGCTCTCTGTATTGAGGGTCCGGCAACATGGTGGCTGTTAAAAACTATGGAGAACCACAGGTTTACAGTATGTACTATAGAGCACAAGCGGGAAATGGCTTACAGGGCTTTCATGGGAGCCCTTATATGTACGGCCGTGGATTAGCAGGCGTTTTCCGCAGTCTCTTTAGACGGGCGGTGCCTTTATTCAGGCGCGGCTTTGATATTGTAAAACCTCATGTAAAAACTGCAGCACTAAATATCGCTAGAGACGTTGTGGGTCGTGTTTCAACCGCTGTGACGAATAAAATGGGTGGTGCAGCACAAGACGGATCAGGACTCGTGTACATCAGTAGAAGCAGTGCTAAAGGCAAACGCAAGCGCAGCGTTGCATTCCCACCCAGCACAACCCGTTATCAAAACAAAAAGAACAGTCGCAACgtcagaaagaagaaaaaaacctcgCGACAGAACTTAAACGACATCTTTTGATTCATTTGAcaagacaaaaaataaataaaagttatttCAGCATGGCGTTTATTCACACCAACTCCATAGAATGCGCTAAATCTGAACTGGATATCTTTGAAATACAGCCTACACAGACGAGCATAGAAAAAAGTCTGTATGTGGAAATACAACCGTTGGCCGCCCTTTCAGAAACGGCACCGTTGGAGTTTTATATCGCTGGCAACGGGGAACATTATTTCGACCTCAATAATACTTTGATTTACATTACGTGTAAAATCGTCAAACAGGACAATACACCGATTGCTGATGGAGCACGCGTGAGTCTAATCAATTATCCGATAGCAACGCTTTTCAATCAGTTAGATGTAACTttgggggacagactcatatcgCAATCCAATAACCTGTACGCATATCGGGCGTATATTGAAACAATTCTGAACTATAGCGCTGATGCATTATCCACGCAGTTTACCACCGGTTTATTTTACAAGGATACAGCGGGGCAACACCAAACCCGCACAGTGGGTGGTGATAACCATGGTTTTACAAAGCGTTCCCAAATGACAGAACGTGGTAAAGCCGTAGAATTACTGGGACATCTACATAGCGATATATTTTTTCAAGAGAAACTTATACTGAACGGTCTGGACTTAAAAATTAAACTCACTAGAAATAAAGATACATTttgtttaatgtctgctgaggCTGAGCCGTTTAAGATTCAAATTCTAAACGCGTCGCTGTTTGTCAAAAGGGTGCAAATTGCGCCGGCAGTGCGCATAGGTCATGCGCAGGGGCTTTTAAGCGGCAACGCAAAATACACTATCGACCGTGTGGGGATGAAAATTTATAGCATCGCGGTCGGAAGTCGCGTATGCAATCTAGAAAACCTGTTTTTGGGTCAATTACCCAAACTGGTCATTATAGGATTCGTTGATAATGACGCTTTTTCTGGTGCTTACGATAAAAAACCCCTTTGTTTCAAACACAACCATGTGAATTTTGCAGCGCTGTATTTAGACGGCGAACAAATACCGACAAAACCGTTTCAACCAGACTTTGAGAATGCTAATTCTATTAGAGAATACATGGCCCTGGTACAAATTGCCGGTAAACAAAATGCAGACGCTGGATTTCTCATTAATCGTGAAGAGTATGTTGAGGGGTACACGCTATTTGCGTTTGATTTGTCACCCGATCAGGAACGCGGTGGTCACTTCTCACTAATTCGCAATGGAAACCTGAGGGCTGAAATACGCTTTTCAAGGGCTCTGGATAGAACCGTTAATATTATTGTGTACGGCGTTTTTGATAACGTTATTGAGATAAATCAGAGAAGAGAAGTGTTATATGACTTtctctgaataaaaaaaaaaagaatgaatacCGTGCAAATAACACAGTTTTTAAGCGCCGATCGATTCACCCGTGGATTGTTTCAAGGAGTTTACCCCTGCGATTTATTACCCCGTCGCGCGCTGACAAATGCACCCACATGTTTCATCATAAATACACATCCTCATAACGGTCCTGGTGAGCACTGGTTGGCGATTTTTTTTGATACAGATGGTGCTGGACATTTTTTCGACTCATACGGATTATCACCAAAAAGTGAACTCTTTCCTAAAGAAATTTTACAGTTTTTAAATACGAACGTGAATCGTATAACGTTTCAGAACGCACAGTTGCAAGATACTTTGTCTTCTGTCTGCGgtgaattttgtatttttttcattcatCACATGTGTAAAGGTTTAACATTTGAAGAGATCTTAAAAAGTTTCactaatgatttaaaaaaaaatgaccgcATAGTCGCTAATTTTGTGAGAAAGCATATGAGCCATTTTAAGCGGCGATATGTACACATTGACTGTACACAAAAATGTGTGGcctgttataaaaatatataaggccatttttttaaaaacatgtgtCTGATGTGTAATGTTTAATAAAAGACTAATTATATTATACACTGCCAAcaatgtcttgttttgttttatttttatggtctTTTGCAGCACTTTGATAATATAGATAagttagtaaaaaataaataaatatatatataataaatcagAAGGGTTAAGAACAGACCTTATAATAATTAAAGCTATTAAACAAAGAACAAGACAGCCTCAAGAGGATTGTTCACACCCCCACTAGCCATTGAAGGTGGAGCTACAAATTGTTAGAGCCTCAAGAAAAAACTATTTAAGAGGGGGCTTTTGAAATACTTCTGTCTCTAGCCTCATTGATCGTGAGTGCCCTTACATCCAGTCTGTGCCTAGCAGTGCTCTCAATATAACGGCATGGTGAGTAAACATAATATTGACTGTATTGTTTTATTCATGTCTGTCTTTTTTTCAAAACTGTGATATAATATACCTAAACCctgatatattattttatagaatgataattactgtattttaatggcattgaatgtatttttatgtaaactttatgtaatatacaggaccttttttttaattagcgtatattgagtgtattgttttattcatatatgtCTTTTCAAAGTAGCATTTAATGTTTTTCTAAAAAGTGGCCCCGTTGATAatatagtacatactgtagaacCTAAGGCCATAATATATTAGACCTAAAAATGTGATATAATATACCTAAACCcttgatatattattttatagactgctaattactgtattttaagggcattgaatgtatttttatgtaaactttatgtaatatacaggacctttttttttattagcgtatat belongs to Ascaphus truei isolate aAscTru1 chromosome 11, aAscTru1.hap1, whole genome shotgun sequence and includes:
- the LOC142462876 gene encoding uncharacterized protein F54H12.2-like; translated protein: MAFIHTNSIECAKSELDIFEIQPTQTSIEKSLYVEIQPLAALSETAPLEFYIAGNGEHYFDLNNTLIYITCKIVKQDNTPIADGARVSLINYPIATLFNQLDVTLGDRLISQSNNLYAYRAYIETILNYSADALSTQFTTGLFYKDTAGQHQTRTVGGDNHGFTKRSQMTERGKAVELLGHLHSDIFFQEKLILNGLDLKIKLTRNKDTFCLMSAEAEPFKIQILNASLFVKRVQIAPAVRIGHAQGLLSGNAKYTIDRVGMKIYSIAVGSRVCNLENLFLGQLPKLVIIGFVDNDAFSGAYDKKPLCFKHNHVNFAALYLDGEQIPTKPFQPDFENANSIREYMALVQIAGKQNADAGFLINREEYVEGYTLFAFDLSPDQERGGHFSLIRNGNLRAEIRFSRALDRTVNIIVYGVFDNVIEINQRREVLYDFL